A region of Chloroflexota bacterium DNA encodes the following proteins:
- a CDS encoding ROK family protein, which yields MKIFVGCDLGGTNIKAGLVNVEDGHVLISDSAPTLSRQGPESVMERIANLITDLIAQSGVNKDEIGGLGISAPGVIDLETNTTEFLPNLYGEWRGIPVGERIESYIGMKIVMLNDVRAITYGEWAFGAGKGVDSMACFALGTGVGGGLVINNELVLGIGGTAGELGHQTVDPNGPKCGCGNYGCVEVFCSGPAIAAEAARGVRQGWKTKIVDLIDHDLNQLTAEVVAKAAEMGDEWALEVWKRVGKYLGIGVANVLTSVGARRVVIGGGVAKAGDLLLDPVRQEVANRAFLIPSDIVEIVEAKLGTDAGIVGMAAWSARKHGVQVDI from the coding sequence ATGAAGATATTTGTTGGATGCGACCTGGGCGGCACGAACATCAAAGCCGGCCTGGTCAACGTAGAAGATGGACACGTTCTGATCTCGGATTCGGCCCCAACGCTTTCCCGTCAGGGACCGGAATCGGTGATGGAGCGGATCGCGAATCTGATCACGGATTTGATTGCCCAATCCGGGGTGAATAAGGACGAGATCGGCGGGTTGGGAATCAGTGCGCCGGGCGTTATCGACCTAGAAACCAACACCACTGAGTTCTTGCCCAACCTGTATGGTGAATGGCGCGGTATTCCAGTGGGTGAGCGGATCGAATCCTACATCGGGATGAAAATCGTCATGCTGAATGATGTCCGCGCGATCACCTACGGTGAGTGGGCATTTGGCGCGGGCAAAGGAGTCGATTCGATGGCCTGCTTTGCACTGGGCACGGGTGTTGGCGGCGGCCTGGTGATCAATAACGAATTGGTATTGGGTATCGGCGGAACCGCCGGCGAACTTGGCCACCAAACGGTGGACCCCAATGGACCAAAATGCGGCTGTGGTAATTATGGCTGTGTGGAAGTCTTCTGTTCCGGCCCGGCCATTGCCGCCGAGGCCGCACGCGGCGTTCGCCAGGGCTGGAAGACTAAGATTGTGGATCTGATTGACCATGACCTCAACCAACTGACCGCGGAAGTGGTTGCCAAAGCGGCTGAGATGGGGGATGAATGGGCGCTGGAGGTTTGGAAACGGGTCGGCAAGTACCTTGGGATCGGTGTGGCGAATGTGCTGACCTCCGTGGGTGCCCGCCGGGTGGTGATTGGCGGCGGTGTGGCCAAAGCCGGTGACCTGCTGCTTGATCCGGTTCGTCAGGAGGTGGCAAATCGCGCATTTCTGATACCATCCGATATCGTGGAGATCGTGGAAGCCAAACTGGGCACCGATGCCGGGATCGTTGGCATGGCAGCCTGGAGTGCGCGGAAGCATGGTGTTCAGGTGGATATATAA
- a CDS encoding GntR family transcriptional regulator — protein sequence MDTPLSPSTDLDIRPVDENSPIPLYQQVRIDLLNMLQSEQLKPGQMLPTEKELAEAYCVSRQTIRQAIGDLASSNLLQRTPGRGTTVLAGRNRLKFFLDKSFAQQIVEMGFEPHSEVLRQKEIVIDNSSPQTLRHKRGSSALELIRVRFGNETPIGMQYTTIITDLCPDLGSHDFNKEASLYNLILTKYKLPIARIDQTIGAVFADEWHQNLLKVTQEIPLLLVNTTAYLENGEPLEASTSYYRADKYEFSVSQNYW from the coding sequence TTGGACACCCCCCTAAGTCCTTCGACCGACCTGGATATTCGCCCCGTCGATGAAAACAGCCCAATCCCCCTCTACCAACAGGTGCGGATTGATCTTTTAAATATGCTGCAGTCCGAGCAGCTCAAGCCCGGCCAGATGCTGCCAACCGAGAAGGAACTGGCAGAGGCGTATTGCGTCAGCCGGCAAACCATCCGCCAGGCCATTGGCGACCTGGCCTCGTCCAATTTATTACAGCGCACCCCCGGCCGCGGCACAACCGTACTTGCCGGCCGCAACCGGCTGAAATTTTTCCTGGATAAATCATTTGCCCAACAGATCGTCGAAATGGGATTCGAACCCCATTCTGAAGTGCTGCGTCAAAAGGAAATTGTGATTGATAATTCCTCCCCGCAGACCCTGCGGCATAAACGCGGCAGCAGTGCACTGGAATTGATCAGGGTTCGATTTGGCAATGAGACCCCGATCGGAATGCAATACACAACGATTATCACTGACCTCTGCCCCGATCTCGGATCGCACGATTTCAATAAAGAAGCCTCCCTCTATAACCTGATCCTAACCAAGTACAAGCTTCCCATCGCCCGCATTGACCAAACCATCGGCGCCGTATTTGCCGATGAATGGCATCAGAATCTCCTGAAAGTTACCCAGGAGATCCCCCTGCTGCTGGTCAACACCACCGCTTACCTCGAAAATGGCGAGCCGCTAGAAGCATCTACCAGTTATTACCGGGCTGACAAGTACGAATTCAGCGTCAGCCAAAACTATTGGTGA
- the deoC gene encoding deoxyribose-phosphate aldolase, whose translation MDIVQEIMKMVDHSLLGPGLTDKQLKEGCAVAAKYHTASVCVKPYHVRQAAEYLKGTDVAVGAVIGFPHGNSTTAIKVAEAKQVLADGAVEVDMVVNIGKVLSEDWQYVSQEIKTLADLAHLNGAILKVIFENDLLPEDRFKIKLCEICSEAGADFVKTSTGYNYVKGADGKYSYRGATLHDLQLMRDHAAPEVQVKAAGKSGTLDAVIKIREIGVTRTGTAQTAQLFDEAVAKFRS comes from the coding sequence ATGGATATCGTTCAGGAAATTATGAAAATGGTCGATCATTCCCTGCTGGGACCGGGCCTGACCGACAAACAGTTGAAAGAAGGCTGCGCTGTTGCCGCCAAATATCACACCGCCTCAGTCTGTGTGAAACCTTACCATGTCCGCCAAGCCGCAGAATACCTAAAAGGGACGGATGTGGCTGTCGGCGCGGTGATCGGCTTTCCCCACGGCAATTCCACCACCGCGATCAAAGTGGCTGAGGCTAAACAGGTCCTCGCAGATGGCGCAGTGGAAGTGGATATGGTGGTCAATATCGGCAAGGTGCTCAGCGAGGATTGGCAATATGTCTCCCAGGAGATTAAGACCCTGGCTGACCTGGCCCACCTCAATGGCGCCATCCTCAAAGTGATCTTCGAGAACGACCTCCTGCCGGAGGATCGGTTCAAGATCAAACTCTGCGAGATTTGCAGTGAGGCCGGTGCAGATTTCGTCAAGACCTCCACCGGTTACAACTACGTCAAAGGCGCGGATGGTAAATACAGCTATCGGGGTGCAACCCTGCATGACCTTCAGTTGATGCGGGACCATGCCGCACCGGAAGTGCAGGTCAAAGCGGCGGGTAAATCCGGAACACTGGATGCCGTGATTAAGATCCGTGAGATCGGTGTTACCCGGACAGGAACTGCCCAGACTGCCCAATTATTTGATGAGGCGGTGGCAAAATTCAGATCATGA
- a CDS encoding sugar phosphate isomerase/epimerase, translated as MKLGVYSVLLADLSFEEALIYLTDRGIHTVEVGCGGYSGTAHADPDVLLADDHALRDFKTLLEKYQVSLSALNCSGNPVDPQPEKAQAFHEAWKKGVLLAEALDVETVITFSGCPGGSEEAIFPNWVTCFWPPEVWHAILDYQWNQVLIPYWRETLPFAESRGIRVALEPIAGFCVYNPETFWRLHDAVGSDYLGVNLDLSHLMWQGADPETVIRAFNKAIFHFHAKDTRIDAANTACNGVLDPKHFKYGLTRSWNHHTVGYGHDALTWKDIIRNLRLVGYDGTISIEHEDPLASRDEGLQHAINFLRPIVLTEDPPELWWISD; from the coding sequence ATGAAACTCGGTGTCTATTCCGTTCTCCTGGCGGACCTGAGTTTTGAAGAAGCCCTGATATATCTGACTGACCGGGGGATCCATACAGTCGAAGTTGGCTGCGGGGGATATTCCGGCACGGCGCATGCCGACCCTGATGTCCTATTGGCTGACGATCATGCCCTGCGTGACTTCAAAACCCTGCTGGAAAAATATCAGGTAAGCCTCAGCGCGCTGAACTGTTCCGGTAACCCCGTTGATCCCCAACCAGAAAAAGCTCAGGCCTTCCATGAAGCCTGGAAAAAAGGCGTCCTGCTGGCGGAAGCGCTGGACGTTGAGACCGTGATCACCTTCTCCGGCTGTCCGGGCGGGTCAGAAGAAGCTATCTTCCCCAACTGGGTGACCTGTTTCTGGCCGCCCGAAGTCTGGCACGCCATCCTCGATTACCAATGGAACCAGGTCCTGATCCCCTACTGGCGGGAGACCCTGCCTTTTGCTGAATCCCGCGGGATTAGGGTGGCATTGGAGCCCATCGCCGGTTTTTGCGTTTATAACCCCGAGACCTTCTGGCGCTTGCATGACGCCGTGGGCAGCGATTATCTGGGCGTCAACCTCGATCTCAGCCACCTCATGTGGCAGGGCGCGGACCCCGAAACTGTGATCCGGGCCTTCAACAAGGCCATCTTCCATTTCCACGCAAAAGACACCCGCATTGATGCAGCCAATACCGCCTGCAATGGTGTTCTGGACCCCAAACATTTCAAATACGGCCTGACCCGATCGTGGAACCACCACACTGTGGGCTATGGCCATGATGCGCTCACCTGGAAAGACATCATCCGCAATCTGCGGCTGGTGGGCTATGACGGCACGATTAGTATTGAACATGAAGACCCCCTCGCTTCCCGCGATGAAGGGCTGCAGCACGCGATTAACTTCCTGCGCCCGATCGTGCTGACTGAGGACCCACCCGAGTTGTGGTGGATAAGCGATTAA
- a CDS encoding Gfo/Idh/MocA family oxidoreductase has protein sequence MTLKIGIIGAGKIVRVRHLPETQSCPDAEVGAVCDVVESRAKEMAEKYHCKAYTDYRDLAQDSDLDAVIVAATNTTHAEMTIAALKAGKHVMCEKPMATTLEDAQAMINAARETGKQLMIAHNQRMEPANVKAREILQSGRLGKVLTFTSVFGHPGSEDWAIDGAKTWFYKKAITGLGVLGDLAIHKLDLVRWLLDDEYTEAISFMDTLNKTYPSGELIDVEDNALCLLRTEKGAMGTMIASWSYKKEDNSTMIYCQNGVIELYRNPEFPLVVHHNWQEAEYYKVGKKSTNVEQVKSGVVDAFIDAIVENKPVPIPGEEGYKALAAVIACQQAAETGTVTKVSTGA, from the coding sequence ATGACCCTCAAAATTGGAATTATCGGCGCTGGGAAAATTGTCCGAGTGCGGCACCTGCCGGAGACCCAAAGCTGTCCCGATGCGGAAGTTGGTGCGGTTTGTGATGTGGTCGAATCCCGGGCTAAAGAAATGGCCGAGAAATATCACTGCAAAGCCTATACGGACTACCGTGACCTGGCGCAGGACTCCGACCTGGACGCGGTGATCGTGGCCGCGACCAACACCACCCATGCAGAGATGACCATCGCCGCCCTCAAAGCCGGGAAGCATGTGATGTGCGAGAAACCGATGGCAACCACCCTGGAAGATGCCCAGGCAATGATCAACGCGGCCCGTGAAACCGGCAAGCAGTTGATGATCGCCCACAACCAGCGGATGGAACCCGCCAACGTCAAAGCCCGTGAAATCCTCCAGTCCGGCCGGTTGGGCAAGGTGCTAACCTTCACTTCAGTCTTTGGTCATCCCGGCTCGGAAGATTGGGCCATTGATGGCGCAAAAACCTGGTTTTATAAAAAAGCCATCACCGGGTTAGGCGTTCTGGGTGACCTGGCCATCCACAAGCTGGACCTGGTACGCTGGCTGCTGGATGACGAGTACACCGAAGCCATCAGCTTCATGGATACCCTCAACAAGACCTACCCCAGTGGCGAATTAATTGATGTTGAAGATAACGCGCTCTGCCTGCTGCGCACCGAAAAAGGCGCTATGGGTACGATGATCGCATCCTGGTCCTATAAAAAAGAGGACAATAGCACCATGATCTACTGCCAGAATGGTGTGATTGAGCTCTATCGCAATCCGGAGTTCCCATTGGTTGTGCATCATAACTGGCAGGAAGCCGAATATTATAAGGTCGGCAAGAAATCCACCAATGTGGAACAGGTCAAATCCGGGGTTGTGGATGCCTTTATTGATGCCATCGTTGAAAATAAACCCGTACCGATCCCTGGCGAGGAAGGCTATAAGGCGCTGGCTGCTGTGATCGCCTGCCAACAGGCTGCCGAAACCGGGACCGTCACTAAAGTTAGCACTGGAGCATAG
- a CDS encoding GIY-YIG nuclease family protein, protein MTRAERILALLNEGDGLTDREITDIVDGPRKPQQPVNRKCNELAKKGKIIRRYREDGKLGNYLCTSKEDIPNSTEIKNEVQKLTGIESSPHGLAIEQLVNLGFEKVGFWMLQDKELIFDLVKNSEDEKILYAFVVNGDIKYIGKSIQSLQKRIYLYKVGHDSQKTNFRVNAELVTALSTTDKVDIYAFIPKIPLFYSDVEIDLAAGLESGIIEKFNPEWNIQK, encoded by the coding sequence ATGACTAGGGCAGAAAGGATTTTGGCGTTACTTAATGAAGGGGATGGGCTAACAGATCGGGAAATTACAGATATTGTTGATGGACCTAGAAAACCTCAACAACCAGTAAATCGGAAATGTAACGAGTTAGCGAAAAAGGGGAAAATTATCAGACGTTATAGAGAGGATGGAAAGCTAGGGAATTATCTTTGCACGAGTAAAGAGGATATCCCTAATAGTACTGAAATTAAGAATGAGGTTCAGAAATTAACAGGGATAGAAAGCAGTCCCCATGGTTTAGCTATAGAACAATTGGTAAATCTGGGTTTTGAAAAAGTTGGTTTTTGGATGTTACAAGATAAGGAATTGATATTCGATCTTGTAAAAAACTCTGAAGATGAGAAGATTCTCTATGCATTTGTTGTTAATGGTGATATTAAATATATTGGAAAGTCAATTCAATCGCTTCAAAAAAGAATATACCTCTATAAAGTTGGTCATGATTCGCAAAAGACAAATTTCAGAGTCAATGCTGAATTGGTTACCGCACTATCTACAACAGATAAAGTTGATATTTATGCATTTATTCCAAAGATACCGTTATTTTATTCTGATGTGGAAATTGATTTGGCTGCCGGATTGGAAAGCGGAATAATAGAGAAATTCAATCCGGAATGGAATATTCAAAAATAA
- a CDS encoding ROK family protein codes for MADLILGVEIGGTKLQLAMGKLSGEILVTHQGRVKKEQGGEGIRAWLKREIPTFIKEQKAKYGQVGAIGCGFGGPMDSKAGQVMRSIQIEGWQDFPIREWFEDTFELPTTVDNDSNAAAWGEYKCGFGRGCQHFFYTNIGSGVGGGFVFNGELFDGQGYGAGEMGQTYVADWTSKTPGAVERVENLCSGWAIESRLRTPGYIPEESSLYRKFNSDLTKVTARDLGEAAREGDRFAVAEIGNIARSFGLALSNVLCLSGVERIAIGGGVAKMGDVLIEPIRQAVHEFEFVSNVGNYEISPCELGDEIVLVGAILRAGERF; via the coding sequence ATGGCGGACCTCATCCTGGGTGTGGAAATTGGCGGTACCAAACTGCAACTGGCAATGGGAAAGCTGTCAGGGGAGATCCTGGTGACCCATCAAGGACGTGTGAAGAAAGAACAGGGCGGTGAGGGGATCCGCGCCTGGCTGAAACGTGAAATCCCGACTTTCATCAAAGAACAAAAAGCGAAATATGGCCAGGTAGGCGCGATTGGCTGCGGATTCGGCGGCCCAATGGATTCCAAGGCCGGCCAGGTGATGCGCTCGATCCAGATTGAAGGTTGGCAGGATTTCCCGATTCGAGAATGGTTCGAGGATACCTTTGAGCTGCCCACCACGGTTGATAATGATTCCAACGCCGCCGCCTGGGGTGAATATAAATGCGGTTTTGGCCGCGGCTGCCAGCATTTCTTCTATACCAATATCGGCAGCGGGGTGGGGGGCGGCTTTGTGTTCAATGGCGAGCTCTTTGATGGCCAGGGCTATGGCGCTGGTGAGATGGGCCAAACCTATGTTGCCGATTGGACCTCGAAGACTCCCGGCGCTGTAGAAAGGGTGGAAAACCTCTGCTCAGGCTGGGCGATTGAGAGCCGTCTGCGCACGCCCGGATATATCCCTGAGGAATCCAGCCTCTATCGGAAATTCAACTCAGATCTTACAAAGGTCACTGCGCGGGATTTGGGTGAGGCTGCCCGTGAGGGAGATCGCTTTGCCGTCGCGGAAATCGGTAACATCGCCCGCAGCTTTGGGCTGGCACTCTCCAATGTGCTCTGCCTCTCAGGGGTGGAGCGGATCGCGATTGGTGGCGGGGTAGCCAAGATGGGGGACGTGCTGATTGAGCCGATCCGCCAGGCTGTGCATGAGTTTGAGTTTGTCTCCAATGTGGGGAATTATGAGATCAGCCCCTGTGAGCTGGGGGACGAGATCGTACTGGTGGGCGCGATTTTGCGGGCCGGGGAGAGGTTTTAA
- a CDS encoding Gfo/Idh/MocA family oxidoreductase translates to MAKKFKVGVVGVGFIGPAHMEGIRRQGFEVLAIGEANQELAEAAAERLLVPKAYGDFNDLVNDPEIDVVHIASPNFLHFKHAKAALEAGKHVICEKPLAMTAEESAELVRLAEEKGLVNAVNFNIRFYPLVHEAKARVAAGELGDKIYIIQGSYLQDWLLYDTDWNWRLEPELGGDLRAVADIGSHWMDLVTFITGTRISSVFADFETFLPIRRKPTKKIDTFGGKIEVDMTYEEKEIRTEDYASVLLKFENGARGVMTVSQVSSGRKNRLFFEIDGSESSIVWNSEVPNELMIGHRPEPNQVLIKDPSLMSEDVRWTASYPGGHAEGFPDTFKHLQMAVYRYIAAGDYSVKPDFPTFRDGHNTILVDEAILKSAREGGWVDVAY, encoded by the coding sequence ATGGCAAAGAAATTTAAAGTCGGTGTGGTGGGTGTCGGGTTCATCGGCCCCGCGCACATGGAAGGAATCCGGCGGCAGGGTTTTGAAGTTCTGGCAATTGGTGAGGCCAATCAGGAACTGGCCGAAGCCGCTGCCGAGCGTTTATTGGTGCCAAAAGCCTATGGCGACTTCAACGACCTGGTCAATGACCCGGAGATTGACGTGGTGCATATTGCATCCCCAAACTTCCTCCATTTCAAGCATGCCAAGGCAGCCCTCGAAGCGGGCAAGCATGTGATCTGCGAAAAGCCGCTGGCGATGACCGCTGAGGAATCAGCGGAACTGGTGCGGCTTGCGGAAGAGAAGGGCCTGGTGAATGCGGTCAATTTCAACATCCGCTTTTATCCCCTGGTGCATGAAGCCAAGGCGCGGGTCGCAGCCGGTGAGCTGGGCGATAAGATCTACATCATTCAGGGTTCCTACTTGCAGGACTGGCTGCTCTATGACACGGACTGGAACTGGCGGCTGGAGCCTGAACTGGGTGGTGACCTGCGTGCGGTGGCTGATATCGGCTCACACTGGATGGACCTGGTGACCTTTATCACCGGAACTCGGATCAGCTCAGTGTTTGCGGATTTCGAGACCTTTCTGCCCATCCGGCGCAAACCCACCAAGAAGATCGACACCTTCGGTGGCAAGATCGAAGTCGATATGACCTATGAGGAGAAGGAAATCCGTACGGAGGATTATGCCTCTGTGCTGCTCAAGTTTGAGAATGGCGCCCGGGGTGTGATGACCGTGTCGCAGGTCTCCAGCGGCCGCAAGAACCGGTTGTTCTTTGAGATCGACGGCTCAGAATCCTCAATCGTTTGGAATTCGGAAGTTCCCAACGAATTGATGATCGGTCACCGGCCGGAACCCAATCAGGTGTTGATCAAGGACCCCTCCCTGATGAGCGAGGATGTACGCTGGACGGCTTCCTATCCCGGTGGGCATGCCGAAGGCTTCCCGGACACCTTCAAACACCTGCAGATGGCGGTCTATCGCTACATCGCTGCCGGTGACTATAGCGTAAAACCTGACTTCCCGACCTTCCGTGACGGCCATAACACCATTTTGGTCGATGAGGCGATCCTGAAGAGCGCCCGCGAAGGCGGCTGGGTGGATGTTGCGTATTAA
- the deoC gene encoding deoxyribose-phosphate aldolase produces MTKAPITRLELSKMIDHSLLKPTLTREDTIKGLEVAIKEQVASATIKPCYTALAAEILKGTGVLVNPVICFPLGYDTTETKVFETKQVIDQGAEEIDMVLNLGALFGGDYQFVQDDIAAVVEAAQGLTVKVILETGYYEDMDLIVKACQLIEAAGGDFVKTSSGFASSPYKNEFGETVGYTNDILRLMRASVSDKVQVKAAQGVRRLKDALEVIEIGATRFGVSRTTNLMKEYDETYG; encoded by the coding sequence ATGACAAAAGCCCCCATTACACGACTTGAACTTTCAAAGATGATTGACCACTCCCTGCTCAAGCCCACCCTCACCCGCGAAGATACGATCAAGGGCCTGGAAGTGGCAATCAAGGAGCAGGTGGCCTCAGCAACAATCAAACCCTGCTATACAGCGCTGGCTGCGGAGATCCTCAAGGGCACCGGCGTGCTCGTGAACCCCGTAATCTGCTTCCCGCTGGGATATGATACCACCGAGACCAAGGTTTTCGAGACTAAACAGGTAATTGACCAGGGTGCTGAGGAAATTGATATGGTACTGAACCTGGGTGCGCTTTTCGGCGGCGATTACCAGTTCGTGCAGGATGACATCGCGGCCGTAGTGGAAGCCGCTCAGGGCCTCACCGTCAAGGTGATTTTGGAAACCGGCTATTATGAGGATATGGACCTGATCGTCAAAGCCTGCCAGCTGATTGAAGCAGCCGGTGGCGACTTCGTCAAGACCAGCTCCGGCTTTGCCTCTTCCCCCTATAAAAACGAATTCGGTGAGACTGTCGGCTACACGAATGATATTCTGCGCCTGATGCGGGCCTCAGTCAGCGACAAGGTCCAGGTGAAGGCCGCTCAGGGTGTTCGCCGGCTGAAGGATGCCCTTGAAGTGATCGAAATTGGCGCCACCCGCTTTGGTGTGAGCCGCACAACCAACCTGATGAAAGAATACGACGAGACTTACGGATAG
- a CDS encoding sugar phosphate isomerase/epimerase, giving the protein MKLGLMTAAFPGKSLKEVAEWAAPNGFEMLELACWPVGKATRRYAGVTTLNVTDLDKKGADEARAIMKANGLEISSLGYYPNPLHPDPEHSEVVIGHLKKVIDAAALVMDEPIVGTFVGRDKDKTIEANLDAFAKVWPSIIHYAKERGVKVAIENCPMIFSNDEWPGGNNLASTPAIWRKMFEIIPDENFGLNLDPSHLIWLMIDSKRVVREFADRIFHVHAKDLEIDREGLYENGILSLGMGWQIPRLPGLGEVDWPGFISALYRWGYDYVLSIEHEDRKFEGTEELVKRGFEISRDVLKPYLH; this is encoded by the coding sequence ATGAAACTCGGTTTGATGACTGCTGCTTTCCCCGGCAAGAGCTTAAAGGAAGTGGCCGAATGGGCTGCTCCCAATGGATTTGAAATGCTGGAACTGGCCTGCTGGCCGGTGGGTAAGGCCACCCGCCGTTATGCAGGTGTGACCACTCTGAATGTGACCGATCTGGATAAGAAGGGCGCCGATGAGGCCCGGGCCATCATGAAGGCCAATGGGTTGGAAATCTCCTCCCTGGGTTACTATCCTAACCCGCTGCATCCCGATCCGGAACATAGCGAAGTTGTGATCGGCCACCTGAAGAAGGTGATCGATGCTGCGGCTCTGGTGATGGATGAACCGATTGTTGGTACTTTTGTTGGCCGCGACAAAGATAAGACGATTGAGGCAAATCTTGATGCTTTCGCCAAGGTCTGGCCGTCAATCATCCATTATGCCAAGGAACGCGGCGTGAAGGTCGCAATTGAAAACTGCCCGATGATCTTCTCCAATGATGAATGGCCTGGTGGCAATAACCTGGCTTCAACGCCGGCGATCTGGCGAAAAATGTTCGAGATCATCCCTGATGAGAACTTCGGCCTGAACCTCGACCCTTCGCACCTGATCTGGTTGATGATCGACTCTAAGCGGGTGGTGCGCGAATTCGCGGACCGCATCTTCCATGTGCACGCCAAGGACCTTGAGATTGACCGGGAAGGCCTTTATGAAAACGGCATCCTCTCCCTGGGCATGGGCTGGCAGATTCCCAGGCTGCCCGGCTTGGGCGAAGTGGACTGGCCCGGCTTCATCAGCGCACTCTATCGCTGGGGCTATGACTATGTCCTCTCGATTGAGCATGAGGACCGCAAGTTTGAAGGTACAGAAGAGTTGGTTAAACGCGGTTTTGAGATCTCTCGGGATGTCTTGAAACCCTATCTTCATTAA
- a CDS encoding nuclear transport factor 2 family protein: protein MTTETERLEVEKVICDSIGWALTKDIDRLYSILADDEDFFIYHPDSQSTIVGFKAFKTFGEGIWLKDEFKATDFAVRDMRIKFAELGNAAWFSCFLDDHAEWKGQPIGWDNCRWTGTLEKRSGQWVIVQMHFSFPKD from the coding sequence TTGACAACGGAAACTGAGAGACTCGAGGTTGAAAAGGTTATTTGTGATTCGATCGGCTGGGCGTTGACAAAAGACATTGACCGCCTGTATTCGATTTTGGCGGATGATGAGGATTTCTTTATTTACCATCCCGATTCACAATCAACCATCGTTGGTTTCAAAGCCTTCAAAACCTTTGGTGAAGGCATTTGGCTGAAGGATGAATTTAAAGCGACTGATTTTGCCGTTCGCGACATGAGGATTAAATTCGCAGAGTTGGGGAATGCCGCCTGGTTCTCGTGCTTCCTGGACGATCACGCCGAATGGAAAGGCCAGCCGATTGGATGGGATAATTGCCGCTGGACCGGCACCCTTGAAAAGCGGTCAGGTCAATGGGTGATTGTCCAAATGCATTTCTCATTCCCGAAGGATTGA
- a CDS encoding substrate-binding domain-containing protein, whose translation MKKFQKLLALFAVVVMLAGLMAACQSQEEEVGTPFTIGISNPFITSEYRTQMIDELIETNAEYMEKGLTNELVIESFNTDVAGQIEQIENLMNQGVDAILVNPGDAVALNSILEEAVQAGILVLSIDQEIEAEGVINVGHDQYEWAQISADWFAEKLQTGDVVLIEGFIGHPANELRMSAVYDAFEGYDINVLASESGFWDEATGQQVMSNFLAAYPNLNGYWTQDGMAIGALEAVIAANPDPAPLGVGEARVKFLKLWKEMLDANPDFETIAVANAPGVNSTALRIAVELLQGRELDESKLAGQFGYQIVIPIPVVITPENFDEMYNTYVVEGGFPDSYLMSGIMTEEEIQQFFVGD comes from the coding sequence ATGAAGAAATTTCAGAAGCTGTTAGCCCTCTTCGCAGTCGTTGTGATGCTGGCCGGTTTGATGGCTGCCTGCCAATCACAAGAAGAAGAAGTCGGCACCCCCTTCACGATCGGTATTTCAAACCCCTTCATCACCAGCGAATATCGTACTCAGATGATCGATGAGCTCATCGAAACAAACGCTGAATATATGGAAAAGGGCCTGACCAACGAACTGGTGATTGAAAGTTTCAACACCGACGTTGCCGGTCAAATTGAACAGATCGAAAACCTGATGAACCAGGGCGTGGACGCCATTCTGGTGAATCCTGGCGATGCTGTTGCTCTGAACTCCATTCTTGAAGAAGCCGTCCAGGCCGGTATCTTGGTTCTGTCCATTGACCAGGAAATTGAGGCCGAAGGCGTAATCAACGTTGGTCATGACCAGTACGAATGGGCCCAGATCAGTGCTGATTGGTTTGCCGAGAAACTACAGACTGGCGATGTTGTCCTTATTGAAGGCTTCATCGGCCATCCCGCCAATGAACTCCGTATGTCCGCTGTTTACGATGCCTTCGAAGGCTACGATATCAACGTTCTGGCCAGCGAATCTGGTTTTTGGGACGAGGCCACCGGCCAGCAGGTTATGTCCAACTTCCTGGCAGCCTATCCGAACCTGAACGGTTACTGGACCCAAGATGGTATGGCCATTGGCGCTCTCGAAGCTGTGATCGCTGCCAATCCTGACCCAGCACCTCTGGGTGTGGGTGAAGCCCGCGTGAAATTCCTCAAACTCTGGAAAGAAATGCTCGATGCCAATCCAGATTTCGAGACCATCGCTGTAGCGAATGCCCCCGGCGTGAACTCCACTGCTCTGCGGATTGCTGTTGAACTGCTCCAGGGTCGTGAACTGGACGAGAGCAAACTGGCCGGCCAATTTGGTTACCAGATTGTTATCCCGATCCCCGTTGTCATCACCCCTGAAAACTTCGACGAAATGTATAACACTTACGTCGTTGAAGGTGGCTTCCCGGATTCCTACCTGATGTCCGGTATCATGACCGAGGAAGAAATCCAACAGTTCTTTGTTGGTGATTAG